The proteins below are encoded in one region of Megalops cyprinoides isolate fMegCyp1 chromosome 14, fMegCyp1.pri, whole genome shotgun sequence:
- the xirp2b gene encoding xin actin-binding repeat-containing protein 2 isoform X3 — MYQAAVSKKEEASSSSMAAEEAEVCSLPGGLASVKKQFESQEIASSQSTVTQFHFQSRTVQEVSSSSEVTVRSRGREVTPSTHQESFLQDEKVSRDQSVHHSTVSADYENHFEETVKVIGGEDLPKVSTQALKQQFEKAIEEATPSKQIKIDLDYSQFQWAPVTKVSSKVTTDKTSETSSVTKKVEERVSSAVSASGSAVYESMESLPPPPPELLQEPSEPSETFSPEPPEPTALAKQAVNKEQYSKQRNLYELKRLYKHIHPEVRKNLERDFFSEVTDIDRTQVESQEEVTGDIQQARSVFENTGSSPSKCTSPEREYLEWDEILKGEVQSMRWMFENKPLDSIKDESPDDDNAKNISQQEIIAGSDVKYTAWMFETQPMDALGTATPDAAEQNGKSPELARGDVRTATWLFETQPLDALNKIHQEEGQTTEVVVTKDVAGGDVKTARYLFETQHLDSLGHTEAVDESHFLQLKSELEEIKGGVKTTTQMFETQPMWVIRGDSGQMLEITTVRREETEKGDVKTSRWLFETQPLDTINRDPTQVKVVCGVQGDVKKGKWLFETKTLDSIKDEEWEASMLQKEEIIGADVRKQCWVFETQPMDTLKDDSNARPVSAEEIVGGDVRAARHLFETVPMEALKENAEVGKLQKMVASEEEKGDVRHQKWVFESKPLEHIREEKKEVTRTVKVEEIDKGDVTNYKEIFETMDLSRCDNTQKIEVEGVTSGSVKSNKVLFESTPLYAIQDSSGQYHEVKTVRREEIVKGDVRTCKWMFETRPIDQFDESMTKFQVIKGISKEEIESGDVKTAKWLFETQPLDSIKYFSNVEDEASETKTSVDVVKGDVKTCRWLFETQQMDSLYEKEKSETVTEEICKGDVKTCTWLFETQALDTIRDESETVIKTRTVEQDDIHSKDVRMARFLFETENLENITGEDNASFKRVTQIDVQSGDVSRMKYIFENQSSDIMTSTSEETMYKLKMMQAEDIQRGNVVNCRWKFENQPMDTITENAEEHKLTRTVTDVQGGNVDKGRFIFETFSLDKIQEESSEMEQTQIQKIIREEVEKGDVKNYTMMFETQPLYAIRDKEGHYHEVTTVTKEEIMRGDVVGARWLFETKPLDSIRDTDEVYVIKAVTQEDVQKGDVSSARWRFETQPLDEISEDIKVSVRTVSDVQGGDVKTNKQRFESDELSQKCVRTVSVSEIHKGDVKTATWMFETRTIDKIHGEGSEYDEMEKVMKEEVLKGDVKQSVWLFEKQSLDSINKTEETNVAITREEIPAADVKTTTWLFETTPFHEFNESSLEKTEIIGKSIKETLEELYTQKMVESKGILIQADEIGDVRMAKFKLMNQDAPEIQREEILRGDLKNIMMNLLNRREKTERGIIIDAEERGNINTTVKQLFNQEVGLSMEKEEIIRGDIQEAINSLFKGEDSAKRGILIQEDEKGDVRMTIYSLLNQRDESVIDKEDIIKGNVKGTLNILLSGSESMEDSMKIKVSDTERGKVSFYSTCIESGALDYLKKLQVEPGETPSEEVEREKIVGGDVKATKLILKNNQLHIERTVAEDDIVPGDVHNAVKVFMTEPAVSLDNVQKETIVRGDLRAALDSLTQAINQTAVVEKEEVVKGDISTTLRSLEEAQNQPKEVEKPEIVAGDIKGALESLEKSANAKVEIVIEDLVPGDIKGTLKSLEEAKQLVKEIEKEEVVKGDIQTAMQNLREASNEKKVYQQQVSVQGDVKGTIQLLLEPPAPSKTQRRASTEGDVKMSIKSLYNEQEQTQIEKEEVIKGDVQGTIKCLLRGKQHTNAETGIDESRKVKASVKAPLLSQQEIHECSVETKTEGEAVKPAPAVKNLSQSTESQSTAQKHSATKSVKSKSLAQEEHSLTTQTTVINTSPTPPQTSVKERPAKQKVPPPPPVVVKKKNVSNPVAEKAATSEENVISCQSQTNVSAEHTQEAKTVKQVQTTVIEHKTITKKHDVKTLKTEFRNLDISRKGLIKADKKKLKPEIHFPPPPTSPPPPSESEFPLPPPPPSEGELDRQSFPTPPPPVSKQDNDLPPPPPPPPPPVESLSPEPDHFPPPPPPPPPPMAGQDILPPPPSQQELDSMPSHTPPPPPTEAKKMTVRSVKAPALYKVPKLEAQKQLKQEKTVGQRKQTPPPPPPRPSPSAVQRVQQAMTAASAVTATETVTEISKQEKTETTVIQTDSSSQSSTKTKSEISQPVTTSSKQEKTLKTEIQADSAALSITKAPTEIPQPVTEVSKQEETVKTEIQTSSAVSSAVKAPSGIPLAKPTPLESPRPPRKVFIPPVKVPPPAEPPAKPKSYARKFKTPLMMAEERYRKQREEEERLRGDAVPTSPSSNLQAATLFEEATSEGVAKEHSEESSIASDVIQEAATTEVKSDAESQASAALSVNQKSVPKSADVSSAKQHISFNQTAKVSKQHSASISTTKLQTVSSKKEQLTSVSSVQSHSASDIKAQSSESTAAQQLGSSETAVSRQEIMQDITNLQSQTEATKKAEATVTQVVGKTPPQPTKIPKVTPKFKVKTVKVPKLEKIEKPEEKDETKAADQVMVPSTASLSQKEESASHDLKVVQESTQITESVQKHVETEVKMEKVEDQKQAVKEKKMEKVTPKFKVKTVKVPKFEKSEKPDKKEEEKQQGQFAVTAAQSLSQKEETISEGHAVKVVQESVQMASSSAQTHTETEVKLEKAEEGGETTASTLKDSKLDIQMKKLKPKSKKEKEIRQPAPIKVSQKETKPLGSVKATHEQEETRVVQTQKAVQEQHFEIHEKVIITESKVQQSFEQQGTVQVQKQVRSSQKQKEESGKKLQDKSKEEYRQVPVKVTGKPAQTEADKPLAESSEDSQKPEVVEKLLSRIAELQGAPQKLDPGKVKTLLSEIPEWVISPEERTALERDAVEFNVQKLTKIMVHVQLLAQARLSLLSGSVPAVEKHETELISEKKAVGGAIPKISKISIGSAKVDMQKKAVEERKVSHESRKLMEGKTGPRAPSPMIRMRSPSPTYITIESTRRTDSPQRVAPSPPPMPPTPPPRRSDTPTSRIARATPSPTLHRSDSLAKLKDTTAKLSRGPSPTPMQQPVQVTERKAEIIESPASFHRQIKIESHAIDVSEMAETSVKDRKDFFEEAQRAEVNRTYVRKDPINIPERLGPDMEDTEAEKPEKEKEELPRVDLSQLVNKFESPEQKVYVRKEPIVIAERLGSDTEEADADGDRKSVQMDEMPSFSIKAIKTVFETAEKSSHATEQKNKPGKQESEPSETVTDASEQASPTGQEKDSGQSPPLSVHQEAKQGESAEPTAFSETKSVSEQFSSVDKLGNKISGSRSSKTVSQHAESVVTRRAPPTYADVVKGNVPVLDVSAEASTEELLRNFHKTWTDSQNVFRNLGYTVSEERTSHVTSHQEQTVVTENSSSRVGAVPGVSKEGVSDGVSDRRQTKFS; from the exons ATGTACCAGGCAGCTGTGTCCAAGAAGGAGGaggccagctcctccagcatg GCTGCGGAGGAGGCGGAGGTCTGCTCCTTGCCCGGGGGGCTTGCCAGCGTGAAGAAACAATTTGAGAGCCAGGAAATTGCATCCTCGCAGAGTACTGTCACCCAGTTCCACTTCCAGAGCAGAACGGTGCAG GAAGTGTCGAGCTCTTCTGAGGTGACGGTgaggagcagaggcagagaggtcACCCCATCCACCCATCAGGAGTCCTTCCTTCAGGATGAAAAG GTGTCACGTGATCAGAGTGTTCACCACAGCACCGTGTCCGCCGACTATGAAAACCACTTTGAGGAGACGG TAAAGGTAATTGGAGGGGAGGACTTACCAAAGGTGTCCACACAGGCTCTGAAGCAGCAGTTTGAAAAGGCCATTGAAGAGGCAACTCCAAGCAAGCAAATTAAG ATCGATCTTGATTACAGCCAGTTTCAGTGGGCCCCAGTGACAAAGGTTTCATCCAAAGTCACAACAGACAAGACGAGTGAGACGTCGTCTGTCACAAAAAAAGTGGAGGAGAGAGTCTCTAgcgctgtctctgcctctgggTCTGCTGTGTACGAGAGCATGGAGAGTTTACCTCCACCACCGCCAGAGCTGCTACAGGAACCATCAGAACCTTCAGAGACGTTCTCACCAGAGCCTCCAGAACCAACCGCTTTGGCTAAACAGGCAGTCAACAAGGAGCAGTACTCCAAGCAGCGGAACCTATACGAGTTGAAGCGTCTGTACAAGCACATCCACCCGGAGGTGCGGAAGAACCTGGAGCGGGACTTCTTCAGCGAGGTGACGGACATCGACCGGACCCAGGTGGAGAGCCAGGAGGAGGTGACGGGGGACATCCAGCAGGCGAGGTCCGTGTTCGAGAACACAGGAAGCAGCCCCAGCAAGTGCACCAGCCCGGAGCGTGAGTACCTGGAGTGGGACGAAATCCTCAAAGGGGAGGTGCAGTCCATGCGCTGGATGTTCGAAAACAAGCCCCTGGACTCCATCAAGGACGAGTCTCCCGATGATGACAATGCGAAGAACATCTCTCAGCAGGAAATCATTGCCGGGAGTGATGTCAAATACACAGCCTGGATGTTTGAGACCCAGCCGATGGACGCGTTGGGGACGGCAACCCCCGACGCAGCGGAGCAGAACGGTAAGTCTCCTGAGCTGGCGAGAGGTGACGTGCGCACCGCCACCTGGCTCTTCGAGACGCAGCCCCTAGACGCTCTCAACAAGATCCACCAGGAGGAAGGGCAGACCACTGAGGTCGTTGTCACGAAGGATGTAGCGGGAGGGGACGTCAAAACCGCCAGGTACTTGTTTGAAACTCAGCACTTGGATTCTCTGGGCCACACTGAGGCCGTCGATGAGAGCCACTTCCTCCAGCTGAAGTCGGAGCTGGAGGAAATCAAAGGAGGGGTGAAGACAACCACGCAGATGTTTGAGACTCAGCCCATGTGGGTCATCAGGGGCGACTCGGGCCAGATGCTGGAGATCACAACCGTCCGCCGAGAGGAAACCGAGAAGGGCGATGTGAAGACCTCACGCTGGCTCTTTGAAACTCAGCCCCTCGACACAATTAACAGGGATCCCACGCAGGTGAAGGTGGTTTGTGGCGTGCAGGGGGATGTCAAAAAGGGCAAATGGCTGTTTGAGACAAAGACTTTAGACTCCATCAAAGATGAGGAGTGGGAAGCCTCTATGCTGCAGAAGGAGGAGATCATTGGAGCTGATGTCCGCAAACAATGCTGGGTATTTGAGACTCAGCCTATGGATACACTGAAGGATGATTCAAATGCCAGACCCGTGTCTGCTGAAGAAATAGTAGGGGGCGACGTACGAGCAGCGAGACATTTGTTTGAAACTGTTCCGATGGAGGCCTTGAAGGAAAACGCTGAAGTGGGCAAACTTCAAAAGATGGTGgcgtcagaggaggagaagggagacGTTAGACATCAGAAGTGGGTTTTCGAGAGTAAACCACTCGAGCAcatcagagaagaaaagaaggaagTCACAAGAACAGTGAAGGTAGAGGAGATTGATAAAGGCGATGTCACAAACTACAAGGAAATCTTTGAAACCATGGATTTAAGCAGGTGTGACAACACTCAGAAAATAGAGGTGGAGGGTGTCACCAGTGGCTCTGTGAAGTCCAACAAAGTTCTCTTTGAATCCACTCCCCTGTATGCGATTCAGGACAGCTCTGGCCAGTACCACGAGGTGAAAACTGTCAGAAGGGAGGAGATAGTGAAGGGAGACGTCAGGACCTGCAAGTGGATGTTTGAAACACGCCCCATTGATCAGTTTGATGAGAGCATGACAAAGTTCCAGGTTATTAAGGGGATATCCAAGGAGGAGATCGAATCAGGTGATGTTAAAACAGCCAAGTGGCTATTTGAGACTCAGCCCCTCGACTCCATTAAGTATTTCAGCAACGTTGAGGATGAGGCGAGCGAGACCAAGACGTCTGTTGATGTTGTGAAAGGTGACGTCAAAACGTGCAGATGGCTTTTTGAGACCCAGCAAATGGACTCGTTGTACGAGAAGGAAAAGAGTGAGACTGTGACAGAGGAGATTTGCAAAGGCGATGTCAAAACCTGCACTTGGCTCTTCGAGACCCAGGCCCTGGACACAATTAGAGACGAGTCGGAAACGGTCATCAAAACACGCACAGTGGAGCAGGACGATATCCATAGCAAGGACGTGCGGATGGCGCGTTTCCTTTTCGAGACTGAGAACCTTGAAAACATCACAGGTGAAGACAATGCCTCTTTTAAGAGGGTCACTCAGATAGACGTTCAGTCTGGAGATGTATCCAGAATGAAGTATATATTTGAGAATCAGTCCAGTGATATTATGACCTCCACCTCTGAGGAGACCATGTACAAGCTAAAGATGATGCAGGCGGAGGACATTCAGAGAGGAAACGTGGTAAACTGCAGATGGAAGTTTGAAAACCAGCCCATGGACACCATTACTGAGAACGCTGAAGAACATAAGCTCACCCGCACTGTGACAGACGTACAGGGAGGCAATGTTGACAAAGGGCGTTTCATTTTCGAGACCTTCTCTTTGGATAAGATCCAGGAGGAGTCATCAGAGATGGAGCAGACACAGATTCAGAAAATTATCCGGGAAGAAGTGGAGAAGGGAGACGTGAAAAACTACACCATGATGTTCGAAACCCAGCCGCTGTACGCAATCCGAGACAAAGAGGGTCACTACCACGAGGTGACCACTGTCACCAAGGAGGAGATCATGCGTGGGGATGTGGTGGGGGCCAGGTGGCTCTTTGAGACTAAACCTCTGGATTCGATACGAGACACCGATGAGGTGTATGTTATCAAGGCTGTCACTCAGGAAGATGTCCAGAAGGGAGATGTGAGTTCGGCCAGGTGGAGGTTTGAAACGCAGCCTCTGGACGAAATCTCGGAGGACATCAAAGTCTCGGTCAGGACCGTGAGTGATGTTCAGGGGGGCGAcgtcaaaacaaacaaacagcgcTTTGAGTCTGACGAGCTGTCGCAGAAGTGCGTCAGAACAGTTAGTGTCAGCGAAATCCACAAAGGAGACGTTAAAACCGCCACCTGGATGTTCGAAACACGCACTATTGACAAGATCCATGGCGAAGGATCAGAGTACGACGAAATGGAGAAAGTGATGAAGGAGGAGGTGCTGAAGGGAGATGTGAAACAGTCAGTCTGGCTCTTTGAAAAACAGTCCCTTGATAGCATAAACAAAACTGAGGAGACAAACGTTGCCATTACTCGTGAGGAGATTCCTGCTGCTGACGTGAAGACCACAACCTGGCTCTTTGAAACCACTCCGTTCCACGAGTTCAATGAAAGCAGCTTGGAGAAGACAGAAATCATCGGGAAGAGCATCAAAGAGACCCTTGAGGAGCTGTACACCCAGAAAATGGTGGAATCGAAAGGAATACTCATCCAGGCGGATGAAATCGGGGACGTCCGAATGGCGAAGTTCAAGCTGATGAATCAGGACGCTCCAGAgattcagagagaggagatcCTGAGAGGTGACCTGAAAAATATCATGATGAACCTGCTGAACAGACGTGAGAAAACGGAGAGAGGGATCATCATCGACGCGGAGGAGAGGGGCAACATCAACACCACAGTCAAACAGCTGTTCAATCAGGAGGTGGGACTCAGCATGGAGAAGGAAGAGATCATCAGGGGCGATATTCAGGAGGCCATCAACAGCCTGTTTAAGGGGGAAGACTCCGCCAAGCGTGGCATCCTCATTCAGGAGGACGAGAAGGGTGATGTGAGAATGACCATATATTCCCTCCTCAATCAAAGAGACGAATCTGTCATTGACAAAGAAGACATCATCAAAGGCAATGTGAAAGGCACCCTCAACATACTGTTGTCAGGCTCAGAGAGCATGGAAGACAGTATGAAGATAAAGGTGAGCGatacagagaggggaaaggtgAGTTTTTACTCCACCTGCATCGAGTCAGGTGCTCTGGACTACCTTAAAAAGCTGCAGGTCGAACCTGGCGAGACCCCCtcagaggaggtggagagagagaagatcgTTGGGGGCGACGTCAAAGCGACGAAACTCATCCTGAAAAACAACCAGCTGCATATTGAACGCACAGTGGCTGAGGACGACATTGTCCCTGGTGACGTGCACAATGCGGTCAAGGTTTTCATGACCGAGCCTGCGGTCTCTCTCGATAACGTGCAGAAGGAAACGATTGTGAGAGGCGATTTAAGAGCTGCCCTAGATTCACTCACACAGGCCATCAACCAAACCGCGGTGGTTGAGAAAGAGGAGGTGGTGAAAGGTGACATATCCACCACACTCAGGTCTCTGGAGGAGGCCCAAAACCAGCCCAAGGAGGTAGAGAAGCCTGAGATCGTCGCTGGTGACATCAAAGGTGCGCTTGAGTCCCTGGAGAAATCGGCCAACGCCAAAGTCGAAATCGTCATTGAAGATTTAGTGCCCGGTGACATCAAAGGCACCTTGAAATCGCTGGAGGAGGCCAAGCAACTCGTAAAGGAGATTGAAAAGGAGGAGGTCGTCAAAGGGGACATTCAGACTGCAATGCAGAATTTGCGAGAGGCTTCTAATGAGAAGAAGGTGTACCAACAGCAGGTTAGTGTGCAGGGAGATGTGAAGGGTACGATACAGCTCTTACTGGAGCCTCCTGCTCCCTCCAAAACACAGCGCAGAGCCAGCACAGAGGGAGACGTGAAGATGTCTATAAAATCTCTGTACAACGAGCAGGAGCAAACCCAAATcgagaaagaggaagtgataAAGGGAGATGTTCAAGGCACTATAAAATGCCTGCTTCGGGGGAAACAGCACACTAACGCTGAAACCGGTATTGATGAATCTCGGAAAGTTAAAGCTTCAGTGAAGGCCCCATTACTTTCCCAGCAAGAAATCCATGAATGCTCAGTGGAGACCAAGACTGAGGGCGAGGCAGTGAAGCCAGCCCCTGCTGTTAAGAATCTGTCTCAAAGCACTGAATCACAGAGCACCGCACAAAAGCACAGCGCCACTAAATCAGTGAAAAGCAAGTCTTTAGCCCAGGAGGAGCATTCTCtcacaacacaaaccacagtGATCAATACATCCCCTACTCCACCGCAGACAAGTGTTAAAGAACGGCCAGCGAAACAGAAGGTGCCCCCGCCTCCCCCTGTGGTCGTAAAGAAGAAGAATGTGAGCAATCCGGTGGCAGAGAAAGCAGCCACCTCGGAGGAGAACGTGATTAGCTGCCAATCGCAAACTAACGTCAGCGCGGAACACACGCAGGAGGCGAAAACAGTCAAGCAAGTTCAGACGACGGTCATCGAGCACAAAACGATCACCAAAAAGCACGACGTCAAAACTCTCAAGACCGAGTTCCGTAACCTTGACATCAGCCGAAAGGGTCTCATCAAGGCTGACAAAAAGAAGCTGAAGCCGGAGATAcacttccccccacccccaacgtCCCCACCCCCACCGTCTGAGTCAGAATttcctctcccacccccacccccatccgAAGGAGAACTAGATCGACAGTCGTTTCCAACCCCTCCTCCACCTGTTTCGAAGCAGGACAACGACCTTCCgccacctcccccacctcctccacctcctgttGAATCCCTGTCACCTGAGCCGGATCACTTTcctcctcccccgcctccccctccacccccgaTGGCAGGACAGGAtatcctgccccccccaccctcacagcAGGAGCTGGATTCCATGCCCTCccacacacctcctcctccacccacaGAGGCTAAAAAGATGACCGTCAGATCAGTGAAGGCTCCAGCTCTGTATAAAGTTCCAAAGCTGGAAGCGCAAaagcagctgaagcaggagaaAACTGTGGGGCAGAGAAAGCAGACGCCACCTCCTCCGCCCCCACGACCATCACCGTCTGCCGTGCAGAGAGTACAGCAGGCGATGACAGCGGCCAGCGCTGTCACTGCCACTGAGACGGTGACAGAAATAAGCAAACAGGAGAAAACTGAAACAACAGTGATTCAGACCGACTCTTCATCACAGTCCTCCACAAAAACCAAATCAGAAATTTCACAGCCGGTGACCACCTCAAGCAAACAAGAGAAAACTTTGAAAACAGAAATTCAGGCTGATTCTGCAGCGTTGTCCATAACAAAAGCTCCAACTGAAATTCCACAACCTGTAACTGAAGTAAGCAAACAAGAGGAAACTGTGAAAACAGAGATTCAGACCAGCTCTGCAGTCTCATCTGCTGTGAAAGCTCCGTCTGGAATTCCGCTGGCCAAACCCACACCTTTGGAGTCCCCTCGCCCGCCGAGGAAGGTCTTCATCCCGCCTGTAAAAGTACCACCTCCAGCTGAACCTCCGGCCAAACCCAAATCGTATGCCAGGAAGTTCAAAACCCCACTAATGATGGCAGAGGAGAGgtacaggaagcagagagaggaagaggagaggctGAGAGGGGATGCGGTGCCCACCTCTCCTTCCAGCAACCTGCAGGCTGCGACCTTATTTGAAGAAGCCACCTCAGAGGGCGTAGCCAAGGAACACTCAGAAGAGAGCAGCATCGCCTCTGATGTAATTCAGGAGGCGGCCACAACCGAAGTCAAATCAGACGCGGAGTCGCAGGCGAGCGCAGCACTGTCAGTCAATCAGAAATCTGTCCCCAAGTCTGCTGATGTTTCCTCAGCGAAACAGCACATTTCCTTTAATCAGACTGCTAAAGTCTCAAAGCAGCACTCCGCATCCATCTCTACCACAAAGCTTCAAACTGTTTCCTCCAAAAAGGAACAGCTGACATCGGTTTCCTCTGTTCAGTCCCACTCTGCCTCCGACATCAAAGCCCAGTCCTCTGAATCCACCGCTGCTCAGCAGCTGGGGAGCTCAGAAACTGCTGTTTCCAGACAGGAAATTATGCAAGATATCACAAATTTGCAAAGCCAAACTGAAGCTACTAAGAAAGCAGAAGCCACCGTAACCCAGGTTGTAGGCAAGACTCCCCCACAGCCCACAAAAATTCCAAAAGTAACCCCCAaattcaaagtgaaaacagtCAAAGTGCCAAAGCTTGAAAAAATTGAGAAGCCTGAAGAAAAGGATGAAACAAAGGCAGCAGATCAGGTGATGGTGCCGAGCACAGCATCACTGAGCCAAAAAGAGGAGAGTGCTTCACATGACTTGAAAGTGGTCCAGGAGAGCACCCAAATAACAGAAAGCGTTCAGAAACATGTTGAAACTGAAGTCAAAATGGAAAAGGTAGAAGATCAAAAGCAGGCTGTGAAGgagaagaaaatggaaaaagtaaccCCCAAATTTAAAGTCAAAACAGTCAAGGTGCCAAAATTTGAGAAAAGTGAAAAGCCTGataaaaaggaggaggaaaaacaacaaggtCAATTTGCAGTGACGGCCGCACAATCACTAAGCCAAAAAGAGGAGACTATTTCAGAGGGTCACGCTGTAAAGGTGGTTCAGGAGAGTGTGCAAATGGCATCCAGCAGTGCTCAGACACATACAGAAActgaagtgaagctggagaaagctgaggagggtggagaaaCAACAGCCTCTACACTGAAGGACAGCAAACTGGATATTCAGATGAAAAAACTAAAGCCGAAAtcaaagaaggagaaagagataAGGCAGCCAGCCCCTATTAAGGTTTCCCAGAAAGAGACAAAACCCCTGGGATCTGTGAAAGCAACTCATGAGCAGGAAGAAACGAGGGTGGTCCAGACACAGAAGGCTGTTCAAGAGCAGCACTTTGAGATACACGAGAAGGTGATCATCACTGAAAGTAAAGTTCAGCAGAGTTTCGAGCAGCAAGGCACCGTTCAGGTTCAGAAGCAGGTCAGGTCCTCTCAGAAGCAGAAGGAGGAATCTGGCAAAAAACTTCAGGATAAATCAAAGGAGGAGTACAGGCAGGTTCCGGTCAAAGTGACAGGTAAACCGGCACAAACAGAAGCCGATAAGCCTTTGGCAGAGAGCAGCGAGGATTCGCAGAAACCAGAAGTGGTAGAGAAGCTGCTGTCTCGCATTGCTGAGCTGCAGGGGGCCCCACAAAAGCTGGACCCAGGGAAAGTGAAGACGCTGCTAAGTGAAATTCCTGAGTGGGTGATCAGCCCAGAGGAAAGGACTGCTTTAGAGAGAGATGCAGTCGAGTTCAATGTGCAGAAACTCACAAAGATCATGGTGCATGTGCAACTTCTAGCACAAGCCAGGCTATCTCTCTTAAGCGGGAGTGTCCCTGCTGTGGAAAAGCACGAGACAGAACTGATCTCTGAGAAGAAAGCGGTTGGCGGGGCAATCccaaaaatatctaaaatcAGCATCGGATCTGCTAAAGTAGACATGCAAAAGAAGGCAGTAGAAGAGAGGAAGGTCTCGCATGAGAGCAGAAAACTGATGGAAGGCAAAACTGGCCCCAGAGCACCCTCCCCCATGATAAGAatgcgctctccctctcccacctaCATCACCATCGAATCCACCCGCAGAACCGACTCCCCCCAGCGGGTGGcgccctcccctcctcccatgCCCCCAACTCCTCCCCCTCGCAGGTCAGACACGCCCACTTCTCGTATCGCCAGGGCCACGCCCTCCCCGACGCTTCATCGTTCCGACAGTCTGGCTAAGCTGAAGGACACCACGGCTAAGCTGTCCCGGGGGCCGTCCCCAACCCCCATGCAGCAGCCCGTCCAGGTCACGGAGAGGAAAGCGGAGATCATAGAGTCACCGGCGTCCTTCCATCGGCAGATCAAAATCGAGTCCCATGCCATAGACGTGTCAGAGATGGCGGAAACATCGGTGAAGGACAGGAAGGACTTCTTCGAGGAGGCGCAGAGGGCAGAGGTGAACAGGACGTACGTGCGCAAGGATCCCATCAACATCCCTGAGCGACTGGGTCCCGACATGGAGGACACAGAGGCCGAGAAGccagagaaggaaaaggaggagcTGCCGAGAGTTGACTTGTCCCAGCTCGTCAACAAGTTTGAGTCACCGGAACAGAAGGTTTATGTCAGAAAGGAGCCTATTGTTATAGCGGAGAGGCTGGGGAGTGACACTGAAGAGGCGGACGCCGACGGAGACAGAAAATCTGTTCAAATGGATGAAATGCCAAGCTTCAGCATTAAGGCCATTAAAACTGTCTTTGAGACAGCTGAGAAAAGTTCCCATGCCACggagcagaaaaataaaccGGGGAAACAGGAGTCGGAGCCGAGCGAAACGGTGACAGACGCTTCAGAGCAGGCGAGTCCCACAGGGCAGGAAAAAGACTCCGGGCAGAGTCCCCCCCTGTCTGTTCATCAGGAAGCCAAGCAGGGTGAATCTGCTGAACCCACAGCTTTCTCTGAGACAAAGTCAGTCAGCGAGCAGTTCTCAAGCGTCGATAAACTTGGCAACAAGATAAGCGGGTCGAGGAGCTCCAAGACGGTCTCCCAGCACGCGGAGAGCGTGGTGACTCGCCGCGCCCCGCCGACCTACGCGGACGTGGTGAAGGGGAACGTTCCCGTGCTGGACGTGTCGGCCGAAGCCTCCACGGAAGAGCTGCTGAGGAACTTCCACAAGACGTGGACGGACAGCCAGAACGTTTTCAGGAACCTGGGCTACACTGTCTCAGAGGAAAGGACGTCTCACGTCACGTCTCACCAGGAACAGACTGTCGTGACGG AAAATTCGAGTTCCCGAGTCGGAGCTGTGCCGGGTGTGTCGAAAGAGGGTGTATCCGATGGAGTCTCTGATCGCAGACAAACAAAATTTTCATAA